The stretch of DNA TTTCATCTCATCTAGCGTATATTGCGTTACATCAATAGGATCATATGTAGAAGACGTTCCACCTCCAGCCATTAATTTTATCTGACTGGCTCCAAAACGAAGATTTTCGCGCGTTGCGGTTAAGACATCATCACGACCATCGGCTATAAATGTCGCTCCCATTTCTTCTGCACGTGAAGCTTTGCCAAAAAATCGTCTAGAACGTTCATTGGGTGTCCTAAAGTCCCCGTGTCCTGCTGTTTGGCTAATTGTAGCTCCAGATGGCCAAATTTTAGGACCTCTGATTTTCTCTTGATCAATTTGGGACTTTAGAGGAAATATGGGACCTCCTGCATCTCGAACACTAGTAAAACCACGCATTAACATCGCTTCAGCATTATGAGTAACCTTTCGCATCATATCAGTTTCTGAAAGATTAGGATTCATTAATTCCTGCATTGTTAATGCACCAAATACTAAGTGCACATGTACATCAATTAATCCCGGAATTAATGTTTTTCCTTGACCATTAATCAGTGTGACAGGTTGTTCTTTTATATGAATTTTCGTATTACTGATTTTTTGAATCAGTTGGCTTCGAATCAAAACGGAAAGGGGTGAGGATAATGTTTGTGTATCATGATCTAATACGCGTACATTCTAAATGATAATGGTTTCTTGGGCGGAAATGAGTTGAAACTGAAGTAAAACTGCAACCCAAAGTAATTTAATTTTCATTGTGTTAATTTAGGAAAGTATTAAGATACAATTTTATAATGATATGATCTATTGATTTAGAGGAGGTTGTTGTTATTTTATGATTACTTAATGAAATTGAGTTTTATAGTAAGAGTATAGGTTTATCCTACCATTAGATGAATGATTTCTTAAGACAAAATTTTGATAAAGTGTACTTGTCGCAAAAACAAATCGTGAAGTTTTGATGTATAATAACTAAAGATAAAATTAAGCGTCATGTTTTGGCTATATTGTCTATTAGTTTTGTTAATGAAAATTAATCCTATGAATAAAAGCATCGATTTTACATCTGATCCAATATTTATCCAGAAAATATACGATAGTGTACCACAATCATTGAAATTAACATGGTTAGAGTTATTATTTACTTATTTGGAAAAATATGCATCCAACTTACCCATTCATTTTAAACAAATTAAAGAAGCATTAAACACTCCAATAAATCGTACTATAAATGAGTTGGATGTCACAAGCAGCTGGTTGGATTTTATCCAAATGATAAAGGGAAACCCAACAGATTCTTCAATTGGTCTTATTTTAGTCAAAAAATTAAATGAATTATTCGATTATTTAGATGGTGCCGAAATGGTCGTTATCCATTACGTGGAAAGCGCGTTAACCCTATTTTATTATGAAGCAAATATT from Faecalibacter sp. LW9 encodes:
- a CDS encoding amidohydrolase family protein, which gives rise to MIRSQLIQKISNTKIHIKEQPVTLINGQGKTLIPGLIDVHVHLVFGALTMQELMNPNLSETDMMRKVTHNAEAMLMRGFTSVRDAGGPIFPLKSQIDQEKIRGPKIWPSGATISQTAGHGDFRTPNERSRRFFGKASRAEEMGATFIADGRDDVLTATRENLRFGASQIKLMAGGGTSSTYDPIDVTQYTLDEMKAAVEAAEDWGSYVMVHAYTPRAVQRAIEAGVKSIEHGQMLDEEILQIMANKGIWLSLQNLMDNHEHMDELRKEIRQPVLEGQEKV